A genome region from Carassius gibelio isolate Cgi1373 ecotype wild population from Czech Republic chromosome A23, carGib1.2-hapl.c, whole genome shotgun sequence includes the following:
- the LOC127944620 gene encoding zinc finger protein 362, whose protein sequence is MAEPRFNNPYFWPPPPSMPSQLDNLVLIDKIKEQLMAEKIRSPHLPPTTVSSQQTLLVASPPSDGGQHVMSIPKLQQVPGLQSHNSSQPDIALHARPASSTIAELNIDDKSAVKAKGLWEDWHMRQAVDQASRANHRSGLMLSSRSESHNTSEAITPTTPTSSSQHRLGGAPSLNTISGLASGPGMEHVKSGGLVGMLGPQPKAPRGRKKIKAENNTGPLLVVPYPLLASGPDQAVTIAKEGKTYRCKVCPLTFLNKSEMQIHSKSHTEAKPHKCPHCSRSFANASYLAQHLRIHLGIKPYHCSYCENSFRQLSHLQQHTRIHTGDRPYKCAQPGCEKAFTQLSNLQSHQRQHNKDKPYKCPNCYRAYTDSASLQIHLSAHAIKNAKSYCCSMCGRAYTSETYLMKHMSKHTVVEHLVSHHSPQRTESPSIPIRIALI, encoded by the exons ATGGCAGAGCCTCGTTTCAATAATCCATATTTCTGGCCACCTCCTCCCTCTATGCCTAGTCAA CTGGATAACCTGGTTCTTATCGACAAGATCAAAGAGCAACTGATGGCAGAAAAAATTAGATCTCCGCATTTGCCGCCCACCACTGTTTCCTCTCAGCAGACTCTGCTGGTGGCCTCTCCACCTTCAGATGGTGGACAACACGTGATGTCTATCCCCAAGCTACAGCAGGTGCCGGGTCTTCAGTCCCACAACTCCTCTCAGCCTGACATCGCCCTGCACGCCCGTCCAGCATCCAGCACCATCGCAG AGCTGAATATAGATGACAAGTCTGCAGTGAAGGCAAAGGGATTGTGGGAAGACTGGCATATGCGACAAGCGGTGGACCAAGCCTCCAGAGCGAATCATCGCTCAG GTCTCATGCTGTCATCCCGCTCAGAAAGCCACAACACCTCTGAGGCTATAACTCCCACAACCCCGACGTCTAGCAGCCAGCACCGTTTGGGCGGCGCACCATCCTTAAACACCATTTCTGGCCTGGCCAGCGGTCCTGGGATGGAGCATGTGAAAAGTGGAGGTCTGGTGGGGATGCTGGGACCACAGCCCAAAGCTCCACGAGGCCGCAAGAAGATTAAAGCAGAGAATAATACTGGCCCTTTGCTGGTGGTTCCCTATCCGCTTCTGGCCTCAGGCCCTGACCAGGCGGTTACCATCGCCAAAGAGGGAAAAACATACAG GTGTAAAGTGTGTCCCCTTACTTTCTTAAACAAGTCAGAGATGCAGATTCATTCCAAGTCCCACACGGAGGCCAAACCCCACAAGTGCCCTCACTGTTCAAGGTCATTCGCCAACGCCTCATACCTAGCACAGCACTTACGTATTCACTTAGGCATCAAGCCCTACCACTGCTCCTATTGTGAGAACTCCTTCCGCCAGTTATCACATCTCCAGCAGCACACCAG GATTCATACTGGCGACAGACCATATAAATGTGCCCAGCCAGGATGCGAAAAGGCATTCACACAACTCTCAAACCTACAg TCTCACCAGAGACAACATAACAAAGACAAGCCATACAAGTGTCCCAACTGCTACCGCGCATACACAGACTCCGCCTCCTTACAGATCCATCTCTCTGCACATGCCATCAAGAACGCTAAATCGTACTGTTGCAGCATGTGTGGTCGTGCATACACCTCA gagACCTACCTTATGAAGCACATGTCCAAACACACTGTGGTGGAACATCTGGTCAGTCACCATTCCCCACAGAGAACAGAATCTCCCAGCATCCCCATACGCATTGCACTTATTTGA